Genomic DNA from Paucilactobacillus hokkaidonensis JCM 18461:
AGAAGAGATCTCTTTTGACGCATCAAATGTTAATTCATTGGAATCTTCCTGAAAATCAACAGCAACGTTTAAAAACTTAAGTACGTTGTTCATCGTAAAGACGTCAGATAAGATTGGAACGTTAGTTAAATGAAGTTGCCCACTGGATGCTAAAATACTAGCAGCCTGAATTGGCAATACTGCGTTTTTTGCTCCCTCAATTTTGACACGCCCTTCTAATCGGTGCCCACCTTGAACGATAATTTTTTCCATGGATATTTCCTCCAACAATTGGTCAAATTTATTTATTTAATTAAAAAAGTTAAGTTTCTAATAGAATCAAAAAAGCTCATAAAGAAGTCAGCACAGATATACCCGATTGCCACTGATAGCAACACTATCAACATTGAGAGTCCTTTCGGTGCCTGACGAAAAAAGCGTTCAACATGAATTCCTTGAATGCACTTAAATGTCATCCAAATAAAACCAAATTGAACTATTAGAGTTAATAGTGCTTCAATTCCAACCTGTTTCATGCTGTTATACTCCCTTATAATCACATTTAATCATACCATAGACATGACTAGCCTGTCGCGTCTCTTAACCAAAGTTTAAAAGTCCATTAACATAATTTGATTGCACAAAAAAAGATTGACCATTTTTAGGTCAATCTTTGCTTGAATAATCTATTTTTGTGAAACACTCAATCGATTAATAGCACGCTTCAAAGCCACTTCAGCACGAGCCAACTCATCTTTATCATGCACTTCATGGGCATGTTGAATATGTTGTTCAGCACGTGTCTTAGCGCTCTGTGCACGGGTAACATCAATTTTTTCTGGTATTTCCGCACTATCAGCGACAATCGAAGCAGCATTGTCAGAAAACTCAACAAAGCCACCATTAACTGCAATTTTATCCTCACCATCTTCAAGTTGTACACGCACTGCATCGATCTGCAATGATGCCACAACTGGAATATGGTTAGGCAAAATTCCCATTTCACCATTTTGTGTCTTTAAGATTATCATCGTTGTATCTTTATCATATATAGTTCCATCAGGAGTAACAATGGTGACATTAAACTTATGATCAGCCATTTAAATTCCCCCTAATTGGTTTGCATTTGTTTTGCTTTTTCAACTACATCTTCGATTGGTCCAACAGAACGAAAGGCATCTTCTGGAATGTCATCGTACTTACCATCTAGGATTTCCTTGAAACCACGGACTGTATCCTTCAATGGAACATATTTACCAGGTAACCCAGTAAACTGTTCTGCCACACTAAAACTTTGTGACAAGAAGAACTGAATTCGGCGAGCACGCGCAACAACTGTCTTTTCATCATCGGATAATTC
This window encodes:
- a CDS encoding F0F1 ATP synthase subunit epsilon, with translation MADHKFNVTIVTPDGTIYDKDTTMIILKTQNGEMGILPNHIPVVASLQIDAVRVQLEDGEDKIAVNGGFVEFSDNAASIVADSAEIPEKIDVTRAQSAKTRAEQHIQHAHEVHDKDELARAEVALKRAINRLSVSQK
- a CDS encoding DUF1146 family protein, which translates into the protein MKQVGIEALLTLIVQFGFIWMTFKCIQGIHVERFFRQAPKGLSMLIVLLSVAIGYICADFFMSFFDSIRNLTFLIK